A single region of the Paenibacillus sp. genome encodes:
- a CDS encoding GGDEF domain-containing protein, whose protein sequence is MKRSIYRFAPPSVLVATLIALYFEYTNGTMDVEDFVSLPAVAGWCLAFTYVAYRKPEHLRKFEIATFLFLCLHHLYRFYFIVHGKFGAGHHDLNEYTFWIPFFYICGFLILDKTMALRVSLAVFTATVFIGAGRFWVDPSGAGAILDVILQFYISNVVYIVALYYLYYAVEANVQSEEYQRMAFTDFLTRLPNRRQLEEWMAAEIGAVRERRTPLSVALIDIDCFKQINDAYGHDAGDAVLVRFAAFLSERIRGGDSVGRWGGEEFLVVMRRTELGDAAAFAERLRADLEREPFPEAGRVTASFGLAQLGGGEELFSLLKRADQALYVSKSEGRNRVTAL, encoded by the coding sequence GTGAAGCGCAGCATTTACCGATTCGCGCCGCCGAGCGTACTCGTCGCCACGTTGATCGCCTTGTATTTCGAATACACGAACGGCACGATGGATGTGGAGGATTTCGTCAGCCTGCCGGCCGTAGCCGGATGGTGTTTGGCTTTCACGTACGTCGCTTACCGGAAGCCGGAGCATCTTCGCAAATTTGAGATCGCGACGTTCCTCTTTCTCTGTCTGCATCATCTGTATCGTTTCTATTTCATTGTGCACGGGAAATTCGGCGCCGGGCATCACGATCTGAACGAATACACGTTCTGGATCCCGTTCTTCTATATATGCGGCTTTCTCATCCTGGATAAAACGATGGCGCTCCGCGTGTCCCTTGCCGTGTTCACAGCTACCGTTTTTATTGGCGCGGGGCGCTTTTGGGTGGATCCGTCCGGCGCCGGCGCCATTTTGGATGTCATACTGCAGTTTTACATATCCAATGTCGTGTACATCGTCGCGCTGTATTATTTGTATTACGCCGTCGAGGCGAATGTGCAGTCCGAAGAATATCAGCGCATGGCGTTTACCGATTTTTTGACGCGCCTCCCGAACCGACGTCAGCTCGAGGAATGGATGGCCGCCGAAATCGGGGCCGTGCGCGAACGCCGCACGCCGCTGTCGGTCGCGCTGATCGACATCGATTGCTTCAAGCAGATTAACGATGCTTACGGCCACGATGCGGGGGATGCGGTGCTGGTCCGATTCGCGGCGTTTCTGTCCGAGCGCATCCGCGGCGGAGATTCGGTCGGCCGATGGGGCGGCGAAGAGTTTCTGGTGGTCATGCGCCGCACCGAGCTTGGCGACGCCGCCGCATTCGCCGAGCGGCTTCGAGCCGACCTGGAACGGGAGCCGTTCCCGGAGGCGGGGCGCGTCACGGCGAGCTTCGGCCTCGCGCAGCTCGGAGGCGGCGAAGAGCTGTTCTCCCTGCTCAAACGGGCCGACCAAGCGCTCTACGTCTCGAAAAGCGAAGGCCGGAACCGCGTGACGGCGCTGTAA
- a CDS encoding YolD-like family protein: MRGKKLRENGLWESSRIVLPQFRAANMNRRMRQSAREKPEFDEQRVEELSAALAEAIVSGEETAVTTFGEYGDKTVVGAVIKIDPVDRTIKLQTRAETVRIQLETIVNISRV; encoded by the coding sequence ATGAGAGGGAAAAAGCTTCGAGAGAACGGTCTTTGGGAGTCGTCGCGCATCGTCCTGCCCCAGTTTCGGGCGGCGAACATGAACCGACGCATGCGGCAGAGCGCCCGCGAGAAGCCGGAGTTCGACGAGCAGAGAGTCGAAGAGTTGTCGGCCGCGCTTGCCGAAGCGATTGTAAGCGGCGAGGAGACGGCCGTCACGACGTTCGGAGAGTACGGCGATAAGACGGTCGTCGGAGCCGTGATCAAGATCGACCCGGTCGATCGAACGATCAAATTGCAGACGCGCGCGGAGACGGTCCGAATCCAGCTGGAGACCATCGTGAACATCAGCCGCGTCTGA
- a CDS encoding RNA ligase family protein encodes MFISPMLLETAKAPFDSPDHIFEPKIDGHRMIYSRTDGEIRLYTRKENDVTSKYPELLAGIEEDVILDGEVAQIDGETGLISFEALNDRFQLRQADKIDAAARTNPVSFVAFDMLWYRGNDLRMLPLMRRKEMLAGLRIDNPNISVIPYFEEKGTDLFASVQERGMEGIVAKEKSSRYSTGRRVKKWQKVINWTYVDVVITGYRTSEFGWLAALPEGDGLRPAGVIEFGVSPAHKAAFYEVARSIESGSYKDIIHLEPLLRAKVKTRHVMRNGTLRSPVFIEFLA; translated from the coding sequence ATGTTTATTTCCCCGATGCTGCTGGAAACGGCCAAGGCGCCTTTCGACAGCCCCGATCATATTTTCGAACCCAAAATCGACGGACACCGCATGATTTACTCCCGAACGGATGGGGAGATTCGTTTATATACTCGGAAGGAAAACGACGTCACTTCGAAATATCCCGAGCTGCTCGCAGGAATCGAGGAGGACGTCATTCTCGACGGAGAGGTCGCCCAGATCGACGGGGAGACCGGCCTCATTTCGTTCGAAGCGCTCAACGACCGGTTCCAGCTGCGGCAAGCGGACAAAATCGACGCGGCGGCGCGGACGAACCCGGTCAGCTTCGTCGCCTTCGATATGCTTTGGTACCGCGGCAACGATTTGCGAATGCTTCCTCTGATGAGACGGAAGGAAATGCTGGCCGGGCTGCGCATCGACAACCCGAACATCTCGGTCATCCCGTATTTCGAAGAGAAGGGTACCGATTTGTTCGCTTCCGTTCAAGAGCGCGGGATGGAAGGGATCGTCGCGAAGGAAAAGTCGAGCCGATACTCGACCGGCCGGCGCGTGAAGAAATGGCAGAAGGTTATTAATTGGACGTACGTGGACGTCGTGATCACGGGGTACCGCACGTCGGAGTTCGGTTGGTTGGCGGCTCTGCCGGAGGGAGACGGCCTGCGGCCGGCCGGGGTAATCGAATTCGGCGTGAGCCCGGCGCACAAGGCGGCGTTTTACGAAGTGGCGAGATCGATCGAATCCGGCTCGTACAAAGACATCATACATTTGGAACCGCTGCTCCGCGCGAAGGTGAAGACCCGCCACGTCATGAGGAACGGCACGCTTCGCAGCCCGGTGTTTATTGAATTTTTGGCGTGA
- a CDS encoding alpha/beta-type small acid-soluble spore protein yields MGTGSQSSNNLIVPQANQALEQLKYEVAQELGIQIPQDGYYGYMATRDTGAIGGHMVRRMVQIAEETLARGARF; encoded by the coding sequence ATGGGTACAGGTTCCCAGAGTTCCAACAACTTGATCGTTCCTCAAGCGAACCAAGCGCTCGAGCAGCTGAAGTACGAAGTCGCCCAAGAGCTTGGCATTCAAATCCCGCAAGACGGATACTACGGCTACATGGCTACGCGCGACACCGGCGCGATCGGCGGCCACATGGTTCGCCGCATGGTGCAAATCGCCGAAGAAACGTTGGCGCGCGGCGCGCGGTTTTAA
- a CDS encoding sortase: protein MVNVAEKQRWTWGRLFSIVIPAVMIVGGAALFSYHGWSYMKQTVLLRFFPAIEYVPGQNGLWSPEPKIGEKIGDLHIPSLNVDVPIIHGTEARELERGAGHYPESSLPGQGGHVYVAGHRDTVFIKLKDLKIGDTIEFATPYGTYIYEATGFQIVPDTDTSVLAATDFETLTLQTCYPFGFIGPAPDRYIVQTKFIGIALTEPTTRF from the coding sequence ATGGTTAATGTGGCTGAGAAACAACGCTGGACGTGGGGGCGCCTCTTCTCGATCGTAATCCCGGCCGTCATGATCGTCGGAGGGGCGGCGCTTTTCAGTTATCATGGCTGGAGCTACATGAAACAAACCGTTCTCCTCCGGTTTTTTCCGGCGATCGAGTACGTACCGGGACAGAACGGGCTGTGGTCGCCCGAGCCGAAGATCGGCGAAAAAATCGGCGACCTGCACATCCCGTCGCTGAACGTCGACGTTCCGATCATCCACGGCACGGAGGCGAGAGAATTGGAACGAGGCGCCGGGCATTATCCGGAGAGCTCGCTTCCCGGCCAGGGCGGCCACGTGTACGTGGCGGGACACCGAGATACCGTGTTCATAAAGCTCAAAGATTTAAAGATAGGAGACACGATCGAATTCGCTACGCCTTATGGAACGTATATTTACGAGGCGACCGGTTTCCAAATCGTTCCCGACACCGATACGAGCGTGTTGGCCGCGACCGACTTCGAAACGCTGACGCTGCAGACGTGTTACCCGTTCGGATTCATCGGCCCGGCTCCCGATCGGTATATCGTACAGACGAAATTTATCGGAATCGCATTAACGGAACCAACGACAAGGTTCTAA
- a CDS encoding cysteine hydrolase family protein yields the protein MSVALIIVDIQNDYFPNGRMELSNPVEAADHAGKILEWFRQNNPNIFHVQHISNHEGATFFLPNTEGVKINEAVLPLEHETVITKSTPNSFFQTDLEAKLRGLEVTKLVIVGMMTHMCIDATVRAAMELGFSCTLIEDACTTRDLPYRDKIVPADQVHYAFVSALNGVYANVISTEEFLKQEANSILKNN from the coding sequence GTGAGCGTAGCTTTGATCATAGTCGATATTCAAAATGACTATTTTCCAAATGGAAGGATGGAATTAAGCAATCCAGTAGAAGCAGCCGATCATGCAGGTAAAATTCTTGAATGGTTTAGACAAAACAACCCCAATATCTTCCATGTTCAGCATATCTCGAATCACGAAGGGGCAACATTCTTCCTTCCCAATACAGAGGGAGTCAAAATAAATGAAGCTGTTCTACCTCTGGAACACGAAACGGTGATCACGAAAAGCACACCTAACAGCTTCTTCCAGACCGATTTAGAAGCAAAGTTGAGGGGGCTTGAGGTGACCAAGCTAGTGATTGTTGGTATGATGACGCATATGTGTATCGATGCCACAGTCAGAGCTGCGATGGAGCTAGGTTTTAGTTGTACGCTTATTGAAGATGCTTGTACTACAAGGGACTTACCTTATAGAGATAAGATCGTGCCAGCTGATCAGGTGCATTATGCCTTTGTAAGTGCACTTAACGGAGTATATGCCAATGTAATTTCGACCGAGGAGTTCCTGAAACAAGAAGCTAACTCGATCTTGAAGAACAACTAA
- a CDS encoding Lrp/AsnC family transcriptional regulator, with protein sequence MQLDHIDFYILKLLSENSRIQWKDLGEIIHMTGQAVGNRIKKLEESGVIKAYSLIIDEMKLGFSYTAFVIIHMKTADHVSFIRFIHDRNEVVEAHRISGEGCYHLKIKVKSQDQLNFFLDKLLDYGNYSLNLSIQEIKQGNPLTAASEE encoded by the coding sequence ATGCAACTTGATCATATTGATTTTTATATCCTCAAGCTATTATCCGAAAATTCGCGCATTCAATGGAAAGACTTAGGCGAAATAATCCATATGACTGGGCAAGCCGTAGGTAATCGTATTAAGAAACTTGAAGAAAGTGGTGTAATTAAAGCCTATTCTCTCATAATCGATGAAATGAAATTAGGTTTTTCTTATACAGCGTTTGTCATTATTCATATGAAAACAGCAGATCATGTTTCGTTTATTCGTTTTATTCATGATCGAAACGAGGTGGTTGAAGCTCACCGAATCTCAGGGGAAGGCTGTTACCACTTAAAAATAAAAGTTAAATCCCAAGATCAACTGAATTTTTTCCTTGATAAACTTCTCGATTACGGGAACTATAGTTTAAATCTGTCAATACAAGAGATCAAACAAGGCAATCCGTTGACTGCAGCATCGGAAGAATAG
- a CDS encoding helix-turn-helix transcriptional regulator — MSYKLTLCAARENAGLSLEEAASLVGISTKSLLRYEMDNRKMEYDKALELCRIYGVSLDHIHIGISQDHGDRSGSSGGQHGAIMGQVNSY; from the coding sequence ATGTCGTATAAATTAACGCTTTGCGCTGCGAGAGAAAATGCGGGCCTATCGCTTGAGGAGGCGGCCAGCTTGGTCGGTATATCGACGAAATCGCTTTTACGTTATGAAATGGATAATAGGAAAATGGAATACGACAAGGCTCTGGAACTATGCAGAATATACGGCGTTTCCCTCGATCACATTCATATTGGGATTTCTCAAGACCACGGTGATCGCAGTGGAAGTTCGGGGGGGCAACATGGGGCAATTATGGGGCAAGTTAATTCATATTGA
- a CDS encoding helix-turn-helix transcriptional regulator yields MALRLRSRLPEILDQTGKTQAALADYLNVTESYISQVINGKRQLSVMKLKLAARFLNCSMDDLIELIED; encoded by the coding sequence ATGGCGCTCCGGTTGAGGAGCCGCCTGCCTGAAATTCTCGATCAAACCGGAAAAACACAAGCCGCGTTGGCCGACTATTTAAACGTAACCGAGAGTTATATTTCTCAGGTTATAAATGGAAAGCGACAACTGTCTGTCATGAAGTTAAAATTAGCAGCGAGATTTTTAAACTGTTCGATGGACGATTTGATCGAGTTGATTGAAGATTAA
- a CDS encoding M23 family metallopeptidase, giving the protein MPMKFRLTSPYGTLEEVRDGRVHTGIDLAMPRGTELHSVADGVVERVVDYGAENIGKGVILRLDDGTRIVYGHMDKVTVHDGERIRVGELLGFSGNTGHSTGPHLHFAMMRGGEWIDPTPMAETVDKFSGGGVGSALTAPIRGLAERALGSTVGEAKAAVRGHIQEQIVDWLAATGNLLVDAIYPITLIGCGLGIVLGVVGLKDGYRWSGILFTVYVLVRFFVRGVAA; this is encoded by the coding sequence ATGCCTATGAAGTTTCGTCTCACGTCGCCCTACGGCACCCTCGAAGAGGTCCGCGACGGCCGGGTGCACACCGGCATCGACCTCGCCATGCCGCGCGGCACGGAGCTGCACAGCGTTGCAGACGGCGTCGTCGAGCGCGTGGTCGACTACGGCGCCGAGAACATCGGAAAGGGCGTCATTCTCCGCCTGGACGACGGAACGAGGATCGTGTACGGCCACATGGATAAAGTGACCGTCCACGACGGGGAGCGGATCCGCGTCGGCGAGCTGCTCGGCTTCAGCGGGAACACTGGCCACTCGACCGGGCCGCACCTGCACTTTGCCATGATGCGGGGTGGAGAGTGGATCGATCCGACGCCGATGGCGGAGACGGTCGACAAGTTTAGCGGGGGTGGCGTGGGCTCGGCGCTTACCGCACCGATCAGGGGTCTCGCGGAGCGGGCACTCGGCAGCACGGTCGGCGAGGCGAAAGCCGCAGTGAGGGGCCACATTCAGGAGCAGATCGTTGACTGGCTGGCCGCGACGGGGAACCTTCTCGTCGACGCGATCTACCCGATCACACTGATTGGATGCGGGTTGGGCATCGTCCTCGGGGTCGTTGGGCTCAAAGATGGGTACCGCTGGAGCGGGATCCTATTCACCGTGTATGTATTGGTCCGATTTTTCGTGAGAGGTGTTGCAGCATGA
- a CDS encoding stalk domain-containing protein translates to MKKWGIVTLVALTAIVSASAASAATKLTLIVNGKVSAAETKLIDGVTYVPLRSAAELLGAEVNFDPVTNTITITGKNATTTSPASSAKSFNVDVTLQSGPMVMKISKVTLDPAYKYDDHYEPVNAVLLEMTIENTSNNTVTWYPGGEIVTDTKEQITGLTYDTMSGEYKGKVVRKGTYFYEAKGNVLDIKSLNLFVEPAYDANYNDLSEDVVTEIILE, encoded by the coding sequence ATGAAAAAATGGGGAATTGTTACTCTTGTAGCGCTAACGGCAATCGTTTCGGCATCTGCCGCAAGCGCAGCCACCAAACTCACGCTCATCGTTAACGGCAAGGTATCCGCAGCCGAAACAAAACTGATCGACGGAGTGACATACGTTCCGCTCCGATCTGCAGCGGAGTTACTTGGCGCGGAAGTGAATTTCGACCCTGTGACGAACACGATTACGATCACTGGTAAGAATGCGACGACAACGTCCCCAGCCTCTAGTGCAAAATCATTTAACGTCGACGTAACCTTACAAAGCGGTCCTATGGTAATGAAAATTTCCAAGGTTACACTAGATCCGGCTTACAAGTACGACGATCATTATGAGCCCGTAAATGCAGTTCTCCTTGAAATGACGATTGAAAACACTTCTAACAATACGGTCACCTGGTACCCCGGCGGCGAAATCGTGACCGACACTAAGGAGCAAATAACCGGCCTTACATACGATACGATGAGCGGAGAATACAAAGGCAAAGTCGTCCGTAAAGGAACGTATTTCTATGAGGCGAAAGGAAACGTGCTGGATATAAAAAGCCTCAATCTGTTTGTAGAACCTGCATACGATGCGAACTATAATGACCTGAGTGAAGATGTTGTCACTGAAATAATCCTCGAATAA
- a CDS encoding GH25 family lysozyme, with amino-acid sequence MQTRTDKHIKGIDVSRHQGAIDWMKMRAAGVQFVYIKATEGVTYTDPKLKEHYAGARRAGLKIGFYHYARIYNDPRKEVENLLAATKELQHDLPFALDIERNEDDFEKHRDKYNRTFITDFCRRWLQHLEKLTGENPIVYTYTAFTKTYLDKTLSAWPVWIAHYDVKTPGENGVWDRWAIHQYTSSNDGLPYNGRLDVNVMEPDFLNWNAKPLPAIQRRIGAAVNGQRVGDGYLINNVSYLPARVIAEMFGAHVEWDDPTVDITKKETK; translated from the coding sequence ATGCAAACCAGAACGGACAAGCATATCAAGGGGATCGACGTCAGCCGGCACCAGGGCGCGATCGACTGGATGAAGATGCGCGCCGCGGGCGTCCAGTTCGTCTACATCAAAGCGACCGAGGGTGTGACGTACACGGATCCGAAACTGAAAGAGCACTACGCCGGCGCGCGCCGCGCGGGGCTGAAGATCGGCTTCTACCACTACGCGCGCATCTATAACGATCCGCGCAAAGAAGTCGAAAATCTGCTCGCCGCCACGAAGGAACTACAGCATGACCTGCCGTTCGCGCTCGACATCGAGCGGAACGAGGACGATTTCGAGAAGCATCGCGACAAGTACAATCGGACGTTCATCACGGACTTCTGCCGGCGCTGGCTGCAGCACCTCGAAAAACTCACCGGTGAGAATCCGATCGTTTACACGTATACCGCGTTCACGAAGACATACCTGGACAAGACGCTGTCGGCGTGGCCGGTCTGGATCGCACATTACGACGTGAAGACGCCAGGCGAGAACGGTGTGTGGGACCGGTGGGCGATTCACCAGTACACGAGCAGCAACGACGGCCTGCCGTACAACGGGCGTCTCGACGTGAACGTTATGGAGCCGGATTTCCTGAACTGGAACGCAAAGCCGTTACCGGCTATCCAGCGGCGTATTGGCGCCGCCGTGAACGGCCAGCGCGTCGGAGACGGATACCTGATTAACAACGTGTCTTATCTGCCGGCGCGCGTGATTGCGGAGATGTTCGGAGCCCACGTCGAGTGGGATGATCCGACGGTCGATATTACGAAAAAGGAGACGAAGTAG
- a CDS encoding SGNH/GDSL hydrolase family protein: MMTRGWISSSYITEPLKGKRIATIGSSSIDIGHTPSEKNYIELIAERTGITILDYAVSGSTLTASTEDYAAESSNQLKKIDDLPTSNVDAILLQPAVNDDNNNRPLGTWESTSVTEVYGALHLMCKKLYDKFPTLPKGVITGQYYGTKTAQTSAYQQAIKEVCNYYSIPVCDLHHEGNTPYSYPAWQTVYASDGLHLNVSGNEVLSRRVEAFIRQMFGH, encoded by the coding sequence ATGATGACAAGAGGTTGGATTTCGTCGTCTTATATTACCGAGCCGCTGAAAGGCAAAAGAATAGCCACCATCGGTTCATCCAGTATAGACATCGGGCATACACCTTCCGAAAAAAACTATATCGAATTGATAGCGGAGCGGACAGGTATAACTATTCTCGACTACGCTGTATCGGGGTCGACCTTGACAGCATCGACGGAAGACTACGCCGCAGAATCGAGCAACCAACTCAAAAAAATTGACGACCTCCCCACGTCCAACGTGGACGCGATTCTGTTGCAGCCTGCCGTAAATGATGACAATAATAACCGACCATTAGGAACTTGGGAAAGCACATCCGTAACAGAGGTTTACGGTGCGCTTCATCTTATGTGTAAGAAACTGTATGATAAGTTCCCGACGCTGCCGAAGGGCGTTATAACCGGGCAATACTACGGAACGAAAACGGCACAAACGAGCGCATACCAACAGGCTATCAAAGAAGTTTGCAATTATTACAGCATACCTGTGTGTGACCTGCATCACGAGGGAAACACACCGTATTCTTATCCTGCTTGGCAGACGGTTTACGCTTCTGACGGGTTGCACTTAAATGTTTCAGGGAATGAGGTTTTGTCCCGCAGAGTCGAGGCATTTATTAGGCAGATGTTCGGGCACTAA